CATCAAGACTTATCGTTACTGAGCGCAAACCTGCACCGAGCAAGGTTTTAAAACGTTCCTTAGTGAAAATATATCCATTAGAAACCAGTCCCCAAGGGAAACCGAGTTTGTATAATTCATATCCGCATGCTTCAATGTCTTTCCTGACAAGGGGTTCACCACCTGTAAGCACAATCATTGTTTTATTTGGATTGTATACTTTAGCAACTTTTTTTGCGATAGCAATAAAATCAGGGTAGGGCATATCATGAATTGCACTATCGCGATGACAGTCACTGCCGCAATGCAAACAGTTTATATTGCAACGAAGCGTGCATTCCCAGAAAAGATAAGATAATTCGTGTAACCCGGTTTGTGTTTTTACATATTTGTTGAAAAGACCGAGTTTTAATTTTTGTCCGAATGTTGGTTTAATCGATGACATTAAATTCTGTTTGCTTTTTCTTTATCAGTTATTGGCTGTGCCGATTTTGCTGAAACATTTTTTTTGTCATGTTTTGGAACGAATGCTGATTTTGGTGTTCCATAGCATGCTTCAAATAAAATCAGAACACCACAAACTCCCATCAACTTTAGTGCTCCTGATAAAAACAAACTTTTATTTTTTAGGAAAAACTTTTTCATAAAAATTATTTTAAGTTCATTGATTCAATAATGTTTTTTATCTGAACATCCAGCTCTTTATTTAGTGAATCGAATTGAGCAGCATTTTTAAGTTCAGCTTTTATTCCAAAATAAAATTTTATTTTGGGCTCGGTACCTGAAGGGCGTACAGTTATTTTACTTCCGTTAGAAAGATAAAATTGAATTACGTCTGATTTCGGAAGATTTAAAGTTTTTTCGGTTTTATTTTTTATATTTTTTTCTTTCTGTAAAAGATAATCTTTAATGCAGACTACATCAACATTATTAATAGATTCAGGTGGAGTGCTGCGATAGTTGCTCATCATTTTTTTAATTTCTTCAACCCCTTCAATTCCTTTCTTGGTAAGCGATAGCAATGATTCTTTATAAAAGCCATATTTAACGTAAATATCGATTAGCAGTTCGTAAAGAGATTTATTTTTACTGGCTGCCCATGCTGCTGTCTCTGCAATAATGCAACAGGAAATTATTGCATCTTTATCGCGAACAAAATCGCCAACAAGGTATCCATAGCTTTCTTCGCCACCACCAATAAATTTTTGCTTACTTTCTTTTTCTTTTATTATCTCAGCAATGTATTTGAATCCGGTTAAAACATCGAAACATTCGATGCCAAATGAATTTGAAATTTCTTTCAGTAATTCAGATGTAACAATGGTTTTAACAATGTATTCATTCCCTTTGAACAGTTTATTTTCGCTATAAGCATTCATTAAATAATAAATGATTAATGATGCAGTTTGATTTCCATTCAGCAAAACAAAATCACCATTATTGTCTTTAACAGCAACTCCAACGCGGTCGGCATCGGGGTCGGTACCCAGAACCAAATCGGCATTTATTTCTTTTGCTTTTTTTAAAGCAAGCTCAAGCGCTGCAGGCTCTTCCGGGTTTGGCGATTTTACTGTGGGGAAATTTCCATCAGAAATATTTTGTTCTTCAACAGTGAAAATATTTTTAAAACCAAATTCTTTTAATGCACGTGGGGTAAGCTTAACACCACTTCCATGAATTGGAGTATAAACAATTTTTATGTCAGAATAATTTTTAATTAGCTTCTGATTGAGTGATAAACTTTTTACTTTTTCAATATAAATTTTGTCAACTTCTTCATCAATGCTGATAATTTTATTTTTATCGGCATTCATCTTTACATCGTTGATGTTTGTTATTTTTTGTACTTCCGCAATAACATTATTGTCGTTAGGCGGAACAAGTTGTCCGCCGTCATCCCAATAAACCTTATAACCATTATATTCTTTAGGGTTATGCGAAGCAGTTACGACAACACCTGTTTGACAATTCAATTGACGGATTGTGAATGACAGGACAGGAGTAGGGCGCAGGCTGCTGAATAAGAAAACTTTTATTCCGTTGGCAGATAGAACATCAGCAGTGATCTGAGCAAAGGCTTTACTGTTATTTCGCGAATCATAAGCTATTGCAGCTTTTAGCTCTTTTTCGCCGGGAAACATTTTGTGAACATAATTAGCCAAACCTTGTGTTGCCATAGCAACAGTATATTTATTCATCCTGTTGGTACCCACACCCATAATACCTCGCAATCCACCGGTACCAAATTCCAGGTCACGGTAAAATGCTTCAGTTAATTCTTTGGGATCATTGTCGATTAAATGCTGAACCTGTTTCCTTGTGTTATCATCAAAATTATTGCTAAGCCAGTATGTGGCCCTCTTCAGGATAGCGCTTTCTATTCCGCTCATATATTTAATTATTATAAAATAAATTAGAAAAATATTATTTTTTCTGATTCTTTATTTTTTGAATGCAATCATTAAGGCTGTCTTTCCAGTATGGAATGCTGATATTAAATTGTTTTTTAATTTTCGATTTGTTCAATACGCTGTAAAAAGGTCGTGCTGCATCAGTAGGATAATCCTTGGTTTCAATAGGATTGACAGGAGTTTTTATTCCGGATATTTCAAGAATTTCTTTTGCAAAATCATACCAGCTGGTAACGCCCTCGTTCGAAAAATTAAATATTTCGAATTTATTTTTTTCTTTATAATCGGGGACAATTTCAAGAATGGTCTTTGCAAGGTCGCGCGCATATGTAGGACTTCCAACCTGGTCGCAAACTACATTAAGCGATTCTTTTTCTTTTGCAATTTTTAATATTGTTTTTACAAAATTTCCACCGTAAGAAGAATACAGCCATGAAGTTCGGAAAATAATTGCTTTTTGTGAATTGAATATCACTTCCACTTCACCATCGAGTTTTGTTTTTCCGTAAATAGATTTAGGATTGGTAAGATCGCTTTCAAGATAAGGTTTGCAATTGCGCCCATCGAAAACATAATCCGTGGAAACATGGATTAATAAGGCATTTTGCGATGCAGAGAACTGTGAAAGATATTTAACAGCCGTTACATTGAGCAGCGTTGCTGAATCTTTTTCTTTTTCGGCTTTATCAACAGCAGTATAAGCAGCACAATTAATAAAACAGTCGAATTTATTTTTTACAAAAAATTTATTCAGCGCGGCATAGTTGGAAATATCCAGCTCTTCAATATCGGTAAATGTAAAATTTAAATTTTTGAAATGGGGAGCTAATTCCCTTATTTCGTTACCTAACTGGCCGTTTGCTCCGGTTACAAGAATGTTCATGGATCAAATTATTTCTTTAAAATAATGAATTGTCTTTTTCAATCCTTCTTCAAGCTGAATTTCCGGTTCCCAACCAAGGATCTCTTTTGCTTTTGTAATATTTGGCTGTCGCTGCATCGGATCATCTTCCGGTAAAGGCAGAGTGATGATTTTTGATTTGGAATGAGTTAATTTTATTACCAGTTCGGCAAGCTGACGGATAGTAAATTCATTAGGGTTGCCAGCATTTATGGGCCCTGTTATTTCGTCCGCAGTGTTCATCATTCTTATCATAGCATTGATCAGATCGTCAACATAGCAAAAGCTGCGGGTTTGCGAACCATCGCCGTAAATAGTGATGTCCTCATTTTTTAATGCCTGGATAATAAAGTTTGAAACCACCCTTCCGTCGCTTGGATGCATGCGAGGCCCGTAGGTGTTAAATATTCTGAGGATTTTTATTTTAACATTATTTTGTCGATGGTAATTTACGAATAATGCTTCAGCACAACGCTTTCCTTCATCGTAACAGGCACGGATACCAATGGGATTTACATGTCCCCAATATTCTTCCATTTGGGGATGAATTTCGGGATCGCCATAAACTTCGCTGGTAGAAGCCTGTAACACTTTTGCCCTTATGCGTTTTGCCAGACCGAGCATGTTGATTGCTCCCATTACCGATGTTTTAATTGTTTTGATCGGGTTGTATTGGTAATGAATCGGTGATGCCGGACATGCCAAATTATAGATTTCGTCAACCTCAATAAAGAAAGGCATTGTAACATCATGACGGATCAATTCGAAGTAAGGGTTATCCAGAAGGTGAACGATGTTTTGCTTTTGACCAGTAAAATAATTGTCGAGGCATACTACTTCATTGCCCTCGTTCAGTAGTTTTTCACATAGATGTGAACCTAAAAATCCTGCACCACCGGTTACCAATATTTTTTTCTTCATGAATCTTTTATCTTTTTATTCCGATGCAGAAATAATCAAATCCTTCCGACTGCATTTCCTTAACATTATAAATATTTCTTCCATCAAATATAGCAGGGTTTTTAAGTAATTTTTTTACCA
This window of the Bacteroidales bacterium genome carries:
- a CDS encoding phospho-sugar mutase; translation: MSGIESAILKRATYWLSNNFDDNTRKQVQHLIDNDPKELTEAFYRDLEFGTGGLRGIMGVGTNRMNKYTVAMATQGLANYVHKMFPGEKELKAAIAYDSRNNSKAFAQITADVLSANGIKVFLFSSLRPTPVLSFTIRQLNCQTGVVVTASHNPKEYNGYKVYWDDGGQLVPPNDNNVIAEVQKITNINDVKMNADKNKIISIDEEVDKIYIEKVKSLSLNQKLIKNYSDIKIVYTPIHGSGVKLTPRALKEFGFKNIFTVEEQNISDGNFPTVKSPNPEEPAALELALKKAKEINADLVLGTDPDADRVGVAVKDNNGDFVLLNGNQTASLIIYYLMNAYSENKLFKGNEYIVKTIVTSELLKEISNSFGIECFDVLTGFKYIAEIIKEKESKQKFIGGGEESYGYLVGDFVRDKDAIISCCIIAETAAWAASKNKSLYELLIDIYVKYGFYKESLLSLTKKGIEGVEEIKKMMSNYRSTPPESINNVDVVCIKDYLLQKEKNIKNKTEKTLNLPKSDVIQFYLSNGSKITVRPSGTEPKIKFYFGIKAELKNAAQFDSLNKELDVQIKNIIESMNLK
- the rfbD gene encoding dTDP-4-dehydrorhamnose reductase gives rise to the protein MNILVTGANGQLGNEIRELAPHFKNLNFTFTDIEELDISNYAALNKFFVKNKFDCFINCAAYTAVDKAEKEKDSATLLNVTAVKYLSQFSASQNALLIHVSTDYVFDGRNCKPYLESDLTNPKSIYGKTKLDGEVEVIFNSQKAIIFRTSWLYSSYGGNFVKTILKIAKEKESLNVVCDQVGSPTYARDLAKTILEIVPDYKEKNKFEIFNFSNEGVTSWYDFAKEILEISGIKTPVNPIETKDYPTDAARPFYSVLNKSKIKKQFNISIPYWKDSLNDCIQKIKNQKK
- a CDS encoding SDR family oxidoreductase, coding for MKKKILVTGGAGFLGSHLCEKLLNEGNEVVCLDNYFTGQKQNIVHLLDNPYFELIRHDVTMPFFIEVDEIYNLACPASPIHYQYNPIKTIKTSVMGAINMLGLAKRIRAKVLQASTSEVYGDPEIHPQMEEYWGHVNPIGIRACYDEGKRCAEALFVNYHRQNNVKIKILRIFNTYGPRMHPSDGRVVSNFIIQALKNEDITIYGDGSQTRSFCYVDDLINAMIRMMNTADEITGPINAGNPNEFTIRQLAELVIKLTHSKSKIITLPLPEDDPMQRQPNITKAKEILGWEPEIQLEEGLKKTIHYFKEII